A stretch of DNA from Serinus canaria isolate serCan28SL12 chromosome 14, serCan2020, whole genome shotgun sequence:
gacagtgtgcGTCCTCCAGCAGGCAGAAGGTTCTGGCAGGGCAATTGACTGCCCTGCAAGCCCCAGCAGTAGAGCGAGGGGTGATGGCTCACTGAATATCTCCTACTTTTTGccctcctccaggccctggcagTCAGTGACCACTACCCAGTCGAGGTGAAGCTGGCAGCCTGAGCTCCTCCTTCAGCCACAGACCAggatccagctccagctcccaccaccAATCCCCACAAAGGCGTTCTACTCAGCCCCATCCACAAGTCCTGGTTTATGGGCTGCCCCAGATCCCGGTCTGGAGAAGGAGggcagctggctgtgcccagacccccccagcCCACCATGaaccagagctggggacaggccaCCAGCCAGGACACTGTGACCACAGACAAGCCATGGAACAAAGCATCCATCTCCTACCTCATTCAAGATTTATTGACAAACCTCATTTCACGATTAACTGTTGGACAGGAGGGAGGACATCCGAGGACCGTCAGGCTCGGGCCATGGCGTGTTGagaccctgtccctgtccattCCTCGGGGGGCTGGgtgggctctccctgcccttggggaaggcagcagtggtGTCAGGCACTCTACAGGCACAAAGGGAAGGGGCAGCTGGGTGGCCGTGGGAGCAGGTGGCACTGCAGGTGGCTTCGCTGTGAGACCAACAGCTACTGCAGCGATTTCAGAGGGTGACTCGACCTCCCAGGGACCAGCTGGATCCTCagctcttcttcttcttcagcaTCTCCATGTACATGCGAAGGGACTTCTGGATGGACTCTTTTGAGACGAAGCTGATGAAGTTCTTGATGTCTTCCTCCCGGTGAGCTACCAGGCGGTCCAACACCGCCTTCCTCATCATGGTCTTGGTGAGCTGGCGGGCATGGTCTGCAGAGAGGACAGCAAGGATGAGGAACATGCCCTGTTCTCACCCCTGAccagctctcagtgccaccCAATGCAGGTCTAATGGGATAGCTCACACAGCAAAGTGCTCttgaaagcagcagggaaaggggtAAGAAAAACCCAtcagctgggagctgaactGGATAAATTCTCATACAATAAATTGTGGTTGTACTTCTCAGTGGGGAAATGACTGATCAActggcaaagaaaacaaaaagttgtGTACCTCATTCTTTCTGTGCCCTCCAGAGCCAAATATCCACCTCCAATACATACCAGCAACCAAACAACATTTCTTATTTGAAACTGCTGTGGCTCTAAGCTGAACCAATCCCTTCAATCCCTGCAAGACAGTCTGCTTCTGCCAACCATGCTGTACAAAAGCCAGCAACACTTCCCTCGAGCTCATCCCTGGGCCTGTGCCACTCCACATGGATATGtggatgctgctggagcagcaggggctggtggAGCTGACTGAGGCCTCGAGCACGTATCTGCTCACACCCTCACAGAGCCACATGCAGTGATGTGCAGCACATCTGGTGCACAAATGTTTTAATCACGCACTTTGTGACAATGAAATGGGAACTGACCCCCTCCATCCACACACTGGGAACCTTGAATTACTCCAGCACCTGGGTGCTGAAGCTACCTCCACCCAGACACAGCTCTGATTTAGGGGAAGGATCTGCACGGGACCTCCTGGAAGTCAGGAGAGGGCACAGCTGAGATAtgctctccagcctgggggGTGAGGTGTCACTCTAacaccaggacagcagggaggagaggtggCATGGGCAGATCTGTGGAGAGCCTTTTCCCAGCCTAGGAGCCTTGCACTGCAGTCACGGAGCAGCCCAAACACACGATGCCTGTGCTGTCTGCCTGTCATCCACAGCCCCATCACTGCCATCCAGAGTGCCAAGAGTTGATTCAGACCATGAAGGCAGCCTGGCAACCACCCAGGAGCTTTTACCCAGCCTGTTCACTCAGCTCCATGGCAGATTTCCTGGGCTAACACCTCCACTGACAGACAGAGATTCGGTTTGTCTGTGGAGCTCAGACTCCTCCAGACTgactcagcagggctggcaggatgagctgagctggagccaTGTGCCCTGAACATTAGCACAGTGTCCCTCTCCTTTAGCCcaaggctgctgggctgagctttCCTACCTCCCAGCCATCCAAACCTCCCCTTTTAATGTTACACTGCTCCCAGGCACCAGCACCTCCCACTCAGACCAGGTCCCCTGCTCTTCTGCCACGGGTTTACCAGGAAGGGCCAGCCACTGTGCCATGACAGCTGCAGCCTTCTCCATGAGCTTCTCCTCTGGCACCAGCTCGTCCACCAGGCCCAGCTTGTGGGCCTCAGGTGCAGGGTGGAGGGAGCCCAGCTGGAGGGAGCGTTCAGCAATTCGGTGTCCCACAACATTCACAAATGTGTCCTTAAACCTGCAAGAGATGGGAGGGAAAGCCACGCTCAGGGGCAGCTCACCCAGACACCGAGAGCTGACAGCAGCCTGGTCCCACTCCCCAGGCTCAGGACTCTGAGAGCATCTGGTCCCACTCCTCAGGTTCAGGGCTCTGAACAGCAGCTGTGGGCTCAGTCATGATGTGAAAATGGCTCTCAGGATGTGAGAAGAGCCATTTTTGGGAGTACTCCAAGAGAGTTCCCTCTCCTCTGTAAGAAAGCTGCTCTTTTTACCCTCAGTGCCTGTGGGCACCCACTTGCTATGACTGAAAGCTCCTTCCCAACAGTACATTTATACATTCCTAGGGCAAACAAGGGTCTGTGTGTCAGCATTTTAGTGTCCCCATACTTTCAGAGATCTCCACACCATGGGATTTCGAAGGTACACAGTGTGTACCCAGAGAAAAGCCTATTCCCAGACTGAGCCTGACCCATGAGATCTCACAGCACTAGATCTGGAGTTAACTGCAGGGCCAGAACTGAGGTCCTTGGCACAGGATGTGAGGACATTCTGCAGCCTGAAAGCTTTTCAGATACCTGCAGAACAGGACAGAAATGAGGTGtcatctcctgcagctgcaaatACCTGACCCCTGACACACTAACCACACCGCTGTGACCAGTTGAACTGACTAATTAACTCCTTGAAGATTAATTCCTTCTAGAGATCTACACATGATATTAGAAGTGGGAGGTACTGGCCTACCAGAAGGGAGCCACAATGCCCAGCTGGGCCTCGTTTAGGCCGATGCTGAATTTGGGATTCTCTGCCATGATCCTGTAGTCACATGATAGGGCTATAAGGCAGCCCCCGGCCGGGCTGGACCCCTGGCAGAGAGAAGGACACAGTGAGTCCAGGACATGGTTACAAACACCCCCCAGCCTTGCTGATCACTCCAGAGCACAGAAGACACCAGGAACACAGAGCAATGTCCCCCAAATTTCTGATCACCTGATTCAAAACAATCCTAAAGAAGGTTTCTGATGTTTATCAGGTTTTCATAGAACcacaggagggtttgggttggaaggcaccttaaagcCCATTTCATTCCCGGCCCCTGctacaggcagggacaccttccactagatcaggttgctcagaactctatccagcctggccttggacacttccagggatggagcagccacagcttctctgggcaacatgtTCTAGGGCCTCACCCcccctcacagggaagatttGTGACCATCTTTTCCAcatctcagggctgctcagccctgcacaggatgCCTGAGAGAAAACCCAAGTGCCTTCGAGGGGGGCTGAGAACAGACACCACTgtgagctgccagggcagcaccgCCCTGGAAAGTGAAAACAAGACACCAAAAATGTAATGACCCATCCATGGGCATGGAGACTCCAGCACCACTTCCCTGCTGGCCAAGAACCTCAGCTGGAGGAACAAAacctgctggaaatgctgaaatgtaACCCAGAAGTGCCTGCAGCTTACACAgagcctgcagcatcccacGCTGCCACACCTTCCCACACCTCGCAGAGCTGACAGACACAAGTTTTGCCTGAACACCCCAACTGATACATCCCTGGATGAATTTCAGCCTGGTTtttcagctgtccctgcccacacagcccagagcagccacagcaggtgACAATGCCACCCTGAGGAAGGTGGGCCCAAAGGACCTACATTGACTGCAGCCACTGTGACCATGTTGGAGCCGTAGAGCCGCAGCCACATCTCCTGCACGGCTCTCCAGAACTCGGTGTAGTGCTCTATGCTCTTCCCACACATCTCAGTGATGTCCAGGCCAGAGGAGAATATTTTGGGAAGAGCCTGGAATTGGGAAAAGACAGAGGTCACTGAGAGTCACAGGGAAGGAAGAACCCTTTAGTTCTCGGCCTGGCAGATGGAGGAAGGGAAAGTGATGAATATGTGTTATAAATCAGGGTCTTTTGGGGTTCTGAAAATACTTCCCCAGTGCTCCCACTGCCTGGATTATCCCACTACCATGGCATGCAGTGCTGGGCCTCTGCTTGCAACACAATTTCTCATTGTCAGGGTGCCTGTGTGAGTACATCAGCCACACAGCACAAAGCCTGTCCTGTCCCATTACCAGGCACCACCTTGTCCCCACCACATCTGAAAATAAGCACTGgcatctcccagcagctccctgtgggtGAGCCAGGAGATGTCAGAGGATGTGTCAGGTTGGCAGATAAGCAGATTTGATTTTCATGACAAAGCACAACACTTGGCTGTCATTTTTCTGCTAGAAAAGGGCACAGAAGAAAGATCGTGGCCCTTCCAagagccccctcccctcctcactGAGCCAACCCAAGGTGCCTGGGGGCCTTCCCTTGCCAGGGACCCAAAGAGGAGCAAACCCTTACAGAGGTGATGATCACACCCCGGCAGGCCCGGTTGttctccagcttctccaggcttATGGAAAACTCTGTGAGGAACTCCAGGCTGAGGCTGTTCACTGGGGGGCTCTTGAACTTCATCACGGCAACACCTGTGCAGGGCAAGCACAGGGACATCAGACTCCccaccaccacagcagctcacactgccctgcccaggggagcTTCACCCACCTCCCTGTTTCCCACACCAAACCGTGTCTTCCCACTCCCACTCAACAACATTCCTGGCTGTTAAAAAgtttccagagcagcagagccaagagCAAGGTCCTGTCTTTGCCCAGATCCACCCACAAGCCAGGGTCACTCAGCAGGTGGTGGCACCCCATGTGTCCCAAAGCCCAGCCACCTTCCGGGCCACTGTGCCCAGCAGGTTCCTTCTCTCTGGGCTCAGTGGGGAAGGTCGAGCCTGCAGCTTCTGTCACAGCAAACAGCCTGTGTCCAGAGGGTCACACACCTGCTGTGAGCCTGTCAGCACCAGGGGAAGAGCTCTGAGCCCTTGTCCCTGCCCACACTGCACTACCCTACCCAAAAGGTCCTCCCTGAGTGCTtagcctgggagctgcagccatgcccagctgggaacagcacGAGGACGcacccagcaggacctgggaaGCCACAGGAAGAGGCTTGGGCACCTTTACTCAGTTCAGGGACACTGGCACGTGACAGCTATTCCTGGTAGCCAGGTCACAGGAATTCCCAACAGCTCTTCCCTGATGGAGCACTGCCACTCTACCAGGTGCCCAAACCAGGTACCCCcagagaggggacagtgacagccaGGATTTGTCTGTAGCACCAACCACCTGAAGTGCCCACAACTGGTGAGACTTCCAACCCCAAACACTTCTCCCCGAGCCTCCAAAGCAGCTGCAACACCCGGGGCTTTGGTGACTTTCCATGCCCAGAGCCACACATGCCACGGGACAGGTGTGGAAGGGTCCGTGCCTGTGCCCCACAGTGCCCGTGGTTGAGGTGACACCGCGGCCGTGCCACCCGCCGTACCTGAGCTCTCGTCCAGCTCCACCTGGATCTTGTTGTTGCTGAAGGAACGGCACGGGGCCAGCGGGAGGcccgggggctgcagggggctggggggcgGCCGGGTGGCCCTGTCCCACGCTGGGAGGCGGCAGCACAGGGGCAGcacacctgggggacacagaCAGGTAAGGACGGGAAGGGCACAGCCTCCACCCACAGGTGTGGGGGGCGCTCCCCAAATCCGCTCTGCACGGACACGGCGGCACACGGGGACACCCTGACCCGCTCAGGAGGACTTAGGGACACCCCAACCCACGGCAGGGGGACACGTGGGACACCCTGACGGTAAGGGAGGGGTACAGAGAGGCAGCGGGGGCTCAGGGACACGCCGAGCCCGCGGCAGGGAGCGGTCGGGACAGGGTCCGGGCGCACCTGAGCGGCCGATCCGGCGGGCGAGGGTCGCAGCCGCCATCTTGTGCGGGCTCAAGGGTACAGGGCGGGGCTAAGGAGAGGGCGGGGCCCCGCTGAGGACCCTGGAAGCCCCGCCCACTGCTGTAAAGCTCCGCCCACAGATGGCTCTGCTGCGCGCGCTTGCTGCCCCCTCGTGGTGGCCCTGCCACATCGGCCTGTCCGGCCGGCACTGACCGCTCCGTCCGACCGGTCCTGTCTtgtcctgtcctgccctgccctgcaatGTTCTGCCCTGTCCggtcctgtcctgtcctgtcccgtCCGGCCGGCACTGACCACTCCGTCCGacctgtcctgtcctgtcctgccctgccctgcctgtccggtcctgtcctgtcctgtcctgtcccgtCCGGCCGGCACTGACCACTCCGTCCGACAGGTCCTGTCTtgtcctgtcctgccctgccctgcaatGTTCTGCCCTGTCCGGTCCTGTCCTGTCCCGTCAGGCCGGCAGTGACCGCTCCGTCCAACCTGTCCTACCCTGCCCTGTCTTGTCCTGTCCCGTCAGGCCGGCAGTGACCGCTCCGTCCaacctgtcctgccctgccctgtcttatcctgccctgtcctgccgGCACTGACCACTCCGTCCTGCCCTATCCTGCCCTGCCCtatcctgccctgccctgaccTGTCGGCACTGACCACCCCATCCTACCTaccctgtcctgtcctgtcctgccagCACTGACCACTCCgtcccacctgccctgccctgtcgGCACTGACCGGcctttccctctctgccccGCATCCAGCTGCGTGCAAAGGATCGCTCCCACACCTTTTCCCTCCTCACAGCCGAAcacccccggcccggccccagCGGCGGGACGCGGAGCCCCGGGAGCTCTGGGCCGGAGCCAGCCGCCCCCGCAGAGCGCTGGCCGGGGCCCCGGCGCTGGGAGCCCCGGTGCTGGGCTGTGGATCTCATCAGTGGTGGAGGCTGCCCGGGGAGACACCACGGGGGCCAGGGCCGGCCTTGCCGCGCAGGCAGAAAACGTCCGGCAGCGGGATGGCGGGGATGGCACTGCCCCTCTGCCTGATCCTCGCTGCCGCCCTGCAGGGCGCCCTGGCCCGGGCACCGGGGCCCCTGGCCCGCCCCGGCCCCCTGCTCCTGCGGCTGCGGCGCCTGGAAGAGCAGGTGAGTGCCCGGGGCGGAGAGGGggtgctgcccagcctgtgccagggagacACCCAGCATTTCGGGTTGGGCAGGGATCCGGCGTGGGGACGGGGGTTCGCCCCACATCATGCCGCTCCCTTGCAGTTTCTCCGGCTCCAGGAGGTGACACTGAACCATCTCCAGAGCATCGCCAGCAACTACAACATCTCCTACAACATCGATGGACGTTTCCAGGCACTGGCCGAGCAGGCGGAGGCGGCCGACGCTGCCCGGGCCGCCCTGACTGCCGAGCTGGCCCGCCTGGCCACTGCTGGCCGGCGGCTGCGCCGCAGGCTGAagaggctggaggggacagtgggTGCCCTGAGCTCCCCGCACCCCCTGCTCACCCATCCACCGGCCGCGCTCGTGGAAGCTGGCACCAAACCGCTCAGTCTGCCAGACACCGCCCGGAGCCGGGACAGCCAGCCGGAGCAGCAGCCCCCGGGCCAGGCTGTCCGCAGCACCGCCAGCCCTCGCCCCCCGAAGACGCGGCGGTGGCAGCAGCACCGGCAGGAGGAAGGGCACTGGCTGCCGGCTGATGCCGGGCCTGGGGGAGCGCCcggggaggatgaggagagccCTCGGgatgcagcaccagcaccccaGGCCGCGGCATCGATGCTCCCCACCGTAACCACGgttccccaggagcagcccccagcgCCCCGGCAgccggggcagggcaggcacgGTCCCCCCGCCCCGGTGCCCGCCTCCCTCGCCTGTCGCACCGGTGCCGTCCTGCTCTTCCCCGACAGCTCCGCTGAGCACGGGGCcgtcctggggctggggccgcACCGGGGGCTCAGGGCGATGTCgctctgtgcctggctggccaccccagcccctcacctcgGTGCTCTCCTCTCCTACGCCACAGAGGACGGCCACAGCGAGCTGGCCGTCCACGGCCACGGCGGGGATCGCCCGGGCTCTGCACGTTTCATCCTGGGGCACGAGCAATTTCGGGAGCTCCCGGTGGCGCCGCTCCTGGATGGCAAATGGCACCACCTGTGCCTCACCTGGTCCTCCGGCCAGGGCCAGCACCGCTTCTACGTGGACAGGAGGCTGCTGGCCGCCGGCTCCGGCTTCCAGCAGGGCTATGAAATTCCCGCTGGTGGCTCGCTGgcgctgggctgggggcagcacGGCCCCAACATGGACCTGGGCACTGCAGAAGCTTTTGTGGGTCACCTGGCTGGCTTCGCTCTCTGGAGACGGGCTCtcctgcccggggaggtggcCAGAATGGCGACCGGGCGGGGGCTGCCCCGCGGCCCTCTCCTCACGCTGGCCGATGCCTCCTTGCGGGGCGGGGTGCGGAGGGTGGCGTGTCCCTGCCTCCAGCGCTGCCTCTGACGAGGCTGCCAGCGGGAATGGTGGCGACTGCCAGTGGTCACGGCTGGCTCACGGTGCCGCTCCCGACGCGAGCTGAATCCTCCCGGGGTGATGGGACACCCAGCAGGGAGGGCGTCTCAGAACTGCCACCACCGAGGGGGAAAAGGGTCTTGGCAGCCAGAGGTGGGGCCAAAGCCAGAGGTCACCTGCTCCTAGAAGATGTACAGCCCGTGGTTCCTATTAAAATGCTCCTAACGTTAGAGAAACCCAATTTATCTTTGTCCTGCTCATTCATTCACTGCCGCGCTCGGTGCCGCTCACAGCCGGGCAGGAGCCACTCAGCACGGGCAGCCCGAGCGGGCGGCGCTGCTCGTTCCCTGCCGCTGAGTCAGAGCAGGGGAAGCGGAGCACGGGACAGCCGTGACCGGGGTGagccagcgccgccgccgccgccggtcCCGTGCGCTGCCGCTGCCCGCGGGGCTCTGCGGAGCAGGGCTTTGGGCcgagctgtgctgctccatgaGGCCAAGCACACTCGCTCCCCAACGTCTGCTCTGCAGAATTCTCTTCgtggagagctggagcagcgtCGGCTCCAGCCTTTCCCGGAGTCCCCTGTTCCCCGGGACGGCGGGGCCGTCCTGCCGCTTGGGCGTGCGTGGAGCAAAGCCTCGCAATCTCTCGGGCCGCCGCTACCGGGGTCCCGCTCAgcccattccattccattccattccattccattccattccgTCCCGCCGCGGGGGCGGAATCCCAGATGGAACTACAACTCCCATGGTGCCTCGGGGCGCCCCGGCAGCCCTGACGGGCACGTGATGGCGGCGGTCACATGACCGCGCGGCGGGGCAGGCCCGGCGgagcagccgccgccgccgccccgcatGGCCAACGTCGCCAAGAAGGTGTCCTGGTCCGGCCGCGACCGCGACGACGACGAGGACGGGCGTGTGGGTGAAACCACCCCGCTGCTCAACGGTACCGGCCCGGGTGCGGCGGGCAGCGGCCGGCAGGTGGGTCCCGCCCCCGGCAGCGGGGGGCTCCGCGGCGGAGGGAGCGCGGAGagggccggggccgcggccgaGTGTgcgccccctccctccctccctccctccctccctccctccctcccgtgTCGTGTGTAACCGCGGGGCtgggcgggggcggccggggtCTCTCCGGGCTGGGAAAGCAGAACCtgccgggccgggggcagccATGGCCGGGGCACGGGCACTCACGGGGGaaaagctgagctggggctgagtcAGTGCCCGGCCGGCTCCATCCCTGCCGCTGCTGCTCCCCCGCCGTGGGACGGTCCCCGGCAGCGGCACCTGGTGCTGAGCGGGGGCCTGCTCCTGCCCGCTGGGGCTGCGCTCCTCGTTCAGGGAATCGCGGCGTGGATTGGGTTGGAAAAGGTCTTAAAATCCATCCTGTTCTacccctgccgtggcagggacaccttccactgggccaggttgctccaagccctgtctaacctggctttgaacacttccagggataggacagccacagcttctctgggcagcctgtgccagggcatgcCCACCTTCATTTCCTACTGACATCTCATCTAGTGTCCTTTTGTTTcgtttgaagccattcccccttgttctgtctGTATCTGTCCATGTCAAATTAATTTGTGCTAAATGAATTTCTGCTAAAAATGCCTTTCTGTGAGAGCCTGTTAGCTGACACGCTGCTGATCACCAGGCAGGGCTCAGACACAAGAGCCTCTAA
This window harbors:
- the ECI1 gene encoding enoyl-CoA delta isomerase 1, mitochondrial, encoding MAAATLARRIGRSGVLPLCCRLPAWDRATRPPPSPLQPPGLPLAPCRSFSNNKIQVELDESSGVAVMKFKSPPVNSLSLEFLTEFSISLEKLENNRACRGVIITSALPKIFSSGLDITEMCGKSIEHYTEFWRAVQEMWLRLYGSNMVTVAAVNGSSPAGGCLIALSCDYRIMAENPKFSIGLNEAQLGIVAPFWFKDTFVNVVGHRIAERSLQLGSLHPAPEAHKLGLVDELVPEEKLMEKAAAVMAQWLALPDHARQLTKTMMRKAVLDRLVAHREEDIKNFISFVSKESIQKSLRMYMEMLKKKKS
- the PTX4 gene encoding pentraxin-4, coding for MAGMALPLCLILAAALQGALARAPGPLARPGPLLLRLRRLEEQFLRLQEVTLNHLQSIASNYNISYNIDGRFQALAEQAEAADAARAALTAELARLATAGRRLRRRLKRLEGTVGALSSPHPLLTHPPAALVEAGTKPLSLPDTARSRDSQPEQQPPGQAVRSTASPRPPKTRRWQQHRQEEGHWLPADAGPGGAPGEDEESPRDAAPAPQAAASMLPTVTTVPQEQPPAPRQPGQGRHGPPAPVPASLACRTGAVLLFPDSSAEHGAVLGLGPHRGLRAMSLCAWLATPAPHLGALLSYATEDGHSELAVHGHGGDRPGSARFILGHEQFRELPVAPLLDGKWHHLCLTWSSGQGQHRFYVDRRLLAAGSGFQQGYEIPAGGSLALGWGQHGPNMDLGTAEAFVGHLAGFALWRRALLPGEVARMATGRGLPRGPLLTLADASLRGGVRRVACPCLQRCL